Proteins encoded in a region of the Augochlora pura isolate Apur16 chromosome 4, APUR_v2.2.1, whole genome shotgun sequence genome:
- the LOC144468470 gene encoding dnaJ homolog subfamily B member 13: MSCNKDCSCIKRGIDYYGVLSLKKNANDLEIKQAFRRLAIRYNPKGTPDQSFATIFALVAEAYDVLSDSFRRAIYDQFGEEGLKNGVPSAEGFVEPYVYHGEPMRTYREFFGTDKPYADLLHVLSQPSTLLEFPEGRGLKRKEEPLIKTLYLTLLEVLNGGIKKMKIQRLVLVGDDKSRTMTNEKILTIPIKPGIPRGTRIVFPKEGDQGPTKVPADVIFITEDRPHETFRREGSDLHMTVDIFLREALTGTVVTVNTLDDRTLRILITSVIKPGYQKCIPNEGLPLPEIPNKKGSLIVEFKVEFPVYMPVSNKDLVKRAFETADDIKDTEYVHRFILANKMRMNVDFDVPVRRDPADLEAKELEQICYYFSPTNDESILLPMQLSDQTFCNNLLTNKRFCIPFALNSPFYTS; encoded by the exons ATGTCGTGCAATAAAGATTGTTCCTGTATCAAGCGAGGCATAGACTATTACGGCGTGCTGTCGTTGAAAAAGAATGCTAACGATTTAGAGATCAAGCAGGC GTTCCGTCGGCTGGCGATACGATACAATCCAAAAGGAACGCCGGACCAGAGCTTCGCGACGATTTTCGCCTTAGTGGCCGAGGCATACGACGTGCTTTCTGATTCCTTTAGGAGGGCCATATACGATCAATTCGGGGAGGAAGGCCTTAAAAATGGCGTGCCGAGCGCAGAAGGTTTCGTTGAACCCTACGTTTATCACGGGGAGCCGATGAGAACTTACAG GGAATTCTTCGGGACTGACAAGCCTTATGCTGATCTACTCCATGTACTATCGCAGCCTTCAACTCTGCTGGAATTTCCCGAGGGACGCGGTTTGAAGCGCAAGGAAGAACCTCTGATAAAAACCTTGTACCTAACCCTATTGGAG GTCCTTAATggaggaataaaaaaaatgaagattcAGAGATTGGTCCTTGTGGGGGATGATAAATCTAGAACAATGACGAATGAGAAGATCCTAACTATACCTATTAAACCAGGCATCCCTAGAGGAACGAGGATCGTCTTTCCGAAAGAGGGCGATCAGGGACCCACCAAGGTTCccg CGGATGTAATCTTCATCACGGAGGACCGGCCCCACGAGACCTTCCGAAGAGAGGGCTCTGACTTGCACATGACGGTCGATATCTTTCTGCGAGAGGCACTGACCGGAACAGTGGTCACCGTCAACACCCTCGACGACAGAACCCTTCGAATACTAATAACGTCTGTCATCAA GCCAGGATATCAGAAGTGCATACCTAATGAAGGACTACCGCTACCGGAAATTCCGAACAAAAAAGGATCTCTTATTGTCGAGTTCAAAGTTGAATTTCCTGTGTACATGCCGGTGTCTAATAAAGATCTGGTTAAAAGAGCTTTCGAAACGGCTGATGATATCAAGGACACAGAGTACGTCCATCGTTTCATATTGGCGAATAAAATGCGAATGAACGTTGACTTTGATGTTCCGGTACGTCGGGATCCAGCTGACCTTGAGGCCAAAGAATTGGaacaaatat GTTACTATTTCAGTCCGACAAATGATGAAAGTATTCTATTGCCTATGCAATTGTCAGATCAGacattttgtaacaatttacttacaaataaaagattttgtaTACCTTTCGCGTTAAACAGTCCATTCTACACTTCGTAA